A window of the Gemmatimonadaceae bacterium genome harbors these coding sequences:
- a CDS encoding M14 metallopeptidase family protein, with amino-acid sequence MRLSVRRALTALLLVAALPIAAVAQGRLTTPKQFFGHEIGEDYWLPNYTQFAKYWETLAKESDRMILDTIGLTAEGRPQLMAIVSSPENIKNRDKYRQIAEKLSHAEGVTEAQARALAKEGKAVIWIDGGLHATEVLGANQLIETNWQFVSQNDDETLRILNDVILVFVQANPDGMQLVADWYMRESDPKKRNMQIPRLYQKYIGHDNNRDFYANNQPETINMNRVLYQEWYPQIMYNHHQTGPAGTVMFAPPFRDPMNYNLHSLIMTGLDQVGSAMHARFVAEDKPGVTMRASTLYSTWWNGGLRTGAYFHNIIGLLTETIGNPTPMRIPFVPDKLLRSADLPLPITPQEWHFRQSIDYSVTANRAVLDFAQRYRETLLFRQWQMGAEMIAAGSQDSWTVWPKRLQAMKDAIAAASPRGTDVNAPAIPNRGGLGSGVADPKFAALLRAPELRDPRGYIVPANQADFPTALKFIEKLQQNAVIVHRATAPFAVAGKSYPAGSIVVKTNQAYRSMVIDMFDPQDHPNDFRYPGAPPTPPYDNAGWTLAMLMGVQYDRVLDGFDCPCERVEPANLVTAPAGVVAKSGTWKLSPVQNDAFAAVARLLKGGVDVYRGFDGNFYVASNGKSRPIAEKAAKELGVTFAEGKRPAGAQKVTAPRVALFDRYGGQMPSGHTRWLLEQFGMPYTDIYPQELDAGNLRAKYDVIVFPDGSIPAAAGGGRRGGFGGLGPDTNSLPPEWRKTTGSVTVDKTVPQLKAFMEAGGRIVTIGSSSSLAQHLGLPVENYLTEGGKPLPAEKFYVPGSILKASFDTTAMVSKGMAARADVFFDNSPVFKLGADAASKGVKRIAWYETSPLVSGWAWGEKYLDGGTAIAEASVGTGTLYLFGPEILFRAQPHGTFRLFFNSLYAVKPPVQ; translated from the coding sequence ATGCGACTCTCCGTCCGCCGCGCGCTGACCGCCTTGCTGCTGGTCGCCGCGCTCCCGATCGCCGCCGTCGCCCAGGGCCGGCTGACGACGCCCAAGCAGTTCTTCGGCCACGAAATTGGCGAAGACTACTGGCTGCCCAACTACACCCAGTTCGCCAAGTACTGGGAAACGCTGGCCAAGGAATCCGACCGGATGATCCTCGACACCATCGGCCTGACGGCCGAGGGACGTCCGCAGCTCATGGCCATCGTGTCGTCTCCGGAGAACATCAAGAACCGGGACAAGTACCGGCAGATTGCCGAGAAGCTCAGCCACGCCGAAGGCGTGACCGAGGCGCAGGCCAGGGCCCTCGCCAAGGAAGGCAAGGCGGTCATCTGGATTGACGGCGGCCTGCACGCCACCGAGGTGCTCGGCGCCAACCAGCTCATCGAGACCAACTGGCAGTTCGTGTCGCAGAATGACGACGAGACGCTGCGGATCCTGAACGACGTCATCCTCGTCTTCGTCCAGGCCAATCCGGACGGCATGCAACTGGTCGCCGACTGGTACATGCGCGAGAGCGACCCGAAGAAGCGCAACATGCAGATCCCGCGCCTCTACCAGAAGTACATCGGGCATGACAACAACCGCGATTTCTACGCGAACAACCAGCCCGAGACGATCAACATGAACCGCGTGCTGTACCAGGAATGGTACCCGCAGATCATGTACAACCATCACCAGACCGGTCCGGCCGGCACGGTGATGTTCGCGCCGCCCTTCCGCGACCCGATGAACTACAACCTGCACTCGCTGATCATGACCGGGCTCGACCAGGTCGGTTCGGCGATGCACGCACGCTTCGTGGCGGAGGACAAGCCGGGCGTCACGATGCGCGCGTCGACGCTCTACTCGACGTGGTGGAACGGCGGCCTGCGCACCGGCGCCTACTTCCACAACATCATCGGCCTGCTCACGGAGACGATCGGCAATCCGACGCCGATGCGCATCCCGTTTGTCCCCGACAAGCTGCTGCGCAGCGCCGACCTCCCGCTGCCGATCACGCCGCAGGAATGGCACTTCCGTCAGTCCATCGACTACTCGGTGACGGCCAACCGCGCGGTGCTCGATTTCGCGCAGCGCTACCGCGAGACGCTGCTGTTCCGCCAGTGGCAGATGGGCGCCGAGATGATCGCCGCCGGCAGCCAGGATTCGTGGACGGTGTGGCCCAAGCGGCTGCAGGCGATGAAGGACGCCATCGCCGCCGCCTCTCCGCGCGGCACCGACGTGAACGCGCCCGCCATTCCCAACCGCGGCGGACTCGGCAGCGGCGTCGCGGACCCCAAGTTCGCGGCCCTGCTGCGCGCGCCGGAACTGCGTGATCCGCGCGGCTACATCGTGCCCGCCAACCAGGCCGATTTCCCGACCGCGCTCAAGTTCATCGAGAAGCTGCAGCAGAATGCCGTCATCGTGCATCGCGCCACGGCGCCGTTCGCGGTGGCGGGCAAGTCGTATCCGGCGGGTTCGATCGTCGTGAAGACCAACCAGGCCTATCGGTCCATGGTGATCGACATGTTCGACCCGCAGGACCATCCGAACGATTTCCGGTATCCGGGCGCGCCGCCGACGCCGCCGTACGACAACGCCGGCTGGACGCTGGCGATGCTGATGGGCGTGCAGTACGACCGCGTGCTCGACGGCTTCGACTGCCCGTGCGAACGGGTCGAGCCCGCCAACCTCGTGACGGCGCCGGCGGGCGTGGTGGCCAAGAGCGGCACCTGGAAGCTCTCGCCCGTGCAGAACGATGCCTTCGCGGCGGTCGCGCGCCTGCTGAAGGGCGGCGTGGACGTGTACCGCGGCTTCGACGGCAACTTCTATGTCGCGTCGAACGGCAAGAGCCGCCCCATCGCCGAGAAGGCGGCCAAGGAACTGGGCGTCACGTTCGCGGAAGGCAAGCGTCCCGCCGGTGCGCAGAAGGTCACGGCACCGCGCGTCGCGCTCTTCGACCGCTACGGTGGCCAGATGCCATCGGGCCACACGCGCTGGCTGCTCGAACAGTTCGGGATGCCGTACACCGACATCTATCCGCAGGAGCTCGACGCGGGCAACCTGCGCGCCAAGTACGACGTGATCGTCTTCCCCGACGGCTCGATCCCGGCCGCGGCGGGCGGCGGACGGCGCGGTGGCTTCGGCGGCCTGGGACCCGACACCAACTCGCTGCCGCCGGAGTGGCGCAAGACCACGGGGAGCGTGACGGTGGACAAGACGGTGCCGCAGCTCAAGGCCTTCATGGAAGCCGGCGGCCGCATCGTGACGATCGGTTCGTCGTCGTCGCTGGCCCAGCACCTTGGCCTGCCGGTGGAGAACTACCTGACCGAAGGCGGCAAGCCGCTGCCGGCGGAGAAGTTCTACGTACCGGGCTCGATCCTGAAGGCGTCGTTCGACACGACGGCGATGGTGAGCAAGGGCATGGCGGCGCGGGCCGATGTCTTCTTCGACAACTCGCCGGTGTTCAAGCTCGGCGCCGACGCCGCGTCCAAGGGCGTGAAGCGCATCGCGTGGTATGAGACGTCGCCGCTGGTCTCCGGCTGGGCATGGGGCGAGAAGTACCTCGATGGCGGCACGGCGATCGCCGAGGCATCCGTGGGAACGGGAACGCTCTACCTGTTCGGCCCGGAAATCCTGTTCCGCGCGCAGCCGCACGGGACGTTCCGGCTGTTCTTCAACTCGCTGTACGCGGTGAAGCCGCCGGTGCAGTGA
- a CDS encoding EAL domain-containing protein produces MTQRETLITHRSARRNSVGETMAPLGRLYLWFPTEQAMAKVVALLRQHTLDFESAAGDALVLDVEWSVLRDIVGPLRRLLTHGEADETRVLYKPAGGALSIGDFPTVKSYSQFALVSQSTWLRELLDTRRYTSVLQPIVHADAPEQVYAREALLRGAERDGGVVHAQYLFEVARGCGMLAELDLAARDSAIDTMTRAGHPESLFLNLTPSAIDDPLAALAHTVAQIDRLQLPHERVVFEVVESEHAPDIVHLRGLLATYRDAGFRVALDDVGAGYSSLNRLHQLRPEFIKLDMDLVRGVDRDPYKALIARKTIEIATELGIATIAEGVESPGELEWAQAHGAAYVQGYATGRPSEPIFGQT; encoded by the coding sequence GTGACACAGCGCGAGACGCTCATCACCCACCGCTCCGCCCGTCGAAACTCGGTCGGGGAGACCATGGCGCCGCTTGGCCGCCTCTATCTCTGGTTTCCCACCGAGCAGGCGATGGCAAAGGTGGTGGCGCTGCTCCGCCAGCACACGCTCGACTTCGAGTCGGCGGCTGGCGATGCCCTCGTCCTGGACGTCGAGTGGTCCGTGCTCCGCGACATCGTCGGGCCCCTGCGACGCCTGCTCACGCACGGCGAGGCCGACGAGACGCGCGTGCTGTACAAGCCCGCCGGCGGCGCGCTCTCCATCGGCGACTTCCCGACCGTCAAGTCGTATTCGCAGTTCGCGCTCGTCAGCCAGAGCACCTGGCTGCGGGAACTGCTCGACACCCGGCGCTACACGAGCGTGCTGCAGCCGATCGTGCACGCCGACGCCCCCGAGCAGGTGTACGCGCGCGAGGCGCTGCTGCGCGGGGCCGAACGCGACGGCGGCGTGGTGCATGCGCAGTACCTCTTCGAGGTGGCGCGCGGCTGCGGCATGCTCGCCGAGCTCGACCTCGCCGCGCGCGACTCGGCCATCGACACGATGACGCGGGCCGGGCACCCGGAATCGCTCTTCCTGAACCTCACCCCCAGCGCCATCGACGATCCGCTGGCCGCCCTCGCGCACACCGTGGCGCAGATCGACCGGCTGCAGCTGCCGCACGAACGCGTCGTCTTCGAGGTGGTGGAGAGCGAGCACGCGCCGGACATCGTGCACCTGCGCGGACTGCTCGCGACCTACCGTGATGCCGGCTTCCGCGTGGCGCTCGATGACGTGGGGGCGGGCTACTCCTCGCTGAACCGCCTGCACCAGCTGCGCCCCGAGTTCATCAAGCTCGACATGGACCTCGTGCGTGGCGTGGACCGCGATCCGTACAAGGCGCTCATCGCGCGCAAGACGATCGAGATCGCCACCGAACTCGGCATCGCGACCATCGCCGAAGGGGTCGAGTCCCCTGGCGAGCTGGAGTGGGCGCAGGCGCATGGCGCCGCCTACGTGCAGGGCTATGCGACGGGCCGACCCAGCGAACCGATCTTCGGCCAGACCTGA